In Aestuariibaculum lutulentum, one DNA window encodes the following:
- a CDS encoding peptidase domain-containing ABC transporter translates to MENNNVLSPWKRFLGLVQLEKKDIFRVAYFAIFEGILALTLPLGIQAIITLLQGGQVSTSWIVLVVLVTSGVAFTGILKLIQIRIIESIQQRIFTRASFDLAYRFPKIKMDEMRNYYLPELANRFFDTLSIQKGLSKILIDIPSAFLQVIFALILLSFYHPFFIVFGILLLGLIFIVFKYTAKKGLDTSLKESKYKYKMAHWLEEIARTVISFKLSGKTSLALDKTDDLVFDYVSGRESHFKVLMLQFKQMIGFKVIVTASLLLVGGSLVLHQQMNIGQFVAAEIIIILIIASVEKLILSLESIYDVLTAIEKLGQVVDKPIENQFGEEVSGARPFTIELKNAGYRVYNRNKPILEHISFTIEPSDRVLIQGESGSGKSSLLQLISGVVAPTDGYIYIDNLSIESLHINKYRSHLGMVLSEESPFEGTIRENVTFGNRDISDEDIFSVFEKVGLTSFLKRQQHGLNTLIKPEGKQIPYFISSKLLLARAILKQPKVLILEEPLKQFNFEESEKIFEYLCDKSNPWSVIVVSNLNYWKHKCNKHITLEDGHMINS, encoded by the coding sequence ATGGAGAATAACAACGTTTTATCACCTTGGAAACGTTTTCTAGGTCTTGTTCAACTTGAAAAGAAAGACATATTCAGAGTCGCTTACTTTGCCATTTTTGAGGGGATTTTAGCTTTAACCTTACCCTTAGGAATTCAAGCTATTATTACACTTTTACAGGGCGGACAGGTTTCTACTTCCTGGATTGTTTTAGTGGTTTTAGTAACCTCGGGTGTGGCGTTTACAGGTATCTTAAAACTTATACAAATTAGAATTATTGAAAGTATACAGCAGCGTATTTTCACAAGAGCTTCATTCGATTTAGCTTATAGATTTCCTAAAATTAAAATGGACGAAATGCGCAATTACTACCTGCCCGAATTAGCCAATCGTTTTTTCGATACCTTGAGTATTCAAAAGGGACTTTCTAAAATACTTATCGATATTCCATCAGCTTTTTTACAGGTTATCTTTGCCTTAATCCTGTTATCATTTTATCATCCATTCTTTATTGTATTCGGAATTCTTTTATTAGGACTCATTTTTATCGTGTTCAAATACACCGCAAAAAAAGGTTTGGACACCAGTTTAAAAGAATCTAAATACAAGTATAAAATGGCGCACTGGCTTGAAGAAATTGCCCGTACCGTTATAAGCTTTAAACTATCAGGAAAAACCAGTTTGGCTCTTGACAAAACCGACGATTTAGTTTTCGATTATGTAAGCGGACGTGAAAGTCACTTTAAAGTTTTAATGCTTCAGTTTAAACAAATGATTGGTTTTAAGGTTATTGTAACTGCAAGTTTATTATTAGTTGGAGGATCTTTAGTACTTCATCAACAAATGAATATTGGTCAGTTTGTTGCTGCCGAAATCATCATCATCTTAATTATTGCTTCAGTTGAAAAACTTATTTTAAGTTTAGAATCTATTTACGATGTCCTTACAGCTATTGAAAAATTAGGTCAGGTAGTAGATAAACCTATTGAAAATCAATTCGGAGAAGAAGTATCTGGTGCAAGACCGTTTACTATAGAACTTAAAAATGCTGGATATCGGGTTTACAACCGTAACAAGCCAATTTTAGAACACATTTCTTTTACTATAGAGCCAAGTGACCGTGTTTTAATTCAAGGAGAAAGTGGTTCCGGTAAATCAAGTTTGTTACAGCTTATCTCAGGTGTCGTTGCCCCTACCGACGGTTATATTTATATCGACAACTTATCTATTGAAAGTTTACACATTAACAAATACCGTTCGCATTTAGGGATGGTACTTTCGGAAGAATCGCCTTTTGAAGGAACCATTCGAGAAAATGTGACGTTTGGAAATCGTGACATTAGTGACGAAGACATTTTTAGTGTGTTTGAAAAAGTAGGTCTAACCAGTTTTTTAAAGCGACAACAACACGGTTTAAACACCTTAATAAAACCAGAAGGAAAACAGATTCCGTACTTTATTTCCAGTAAACTACTACTGGCAAGAGCCATTTTAAAACAACCTAAAGTTTTAATTTTAGAAGAGCCTTTAAAGCAATTTAATTTTGAAGAATCTGAAAAAATATTTGAATACTTATGCGACAAATCGAATCCTTGGAGTGTTATTGTAGTTAGTAACCTTAACTACTGGAAACACAAGTGCAACAAGCACATCACTTTAGAAGATGGTCACATGATTAATTCGTAA
- a CDS encoding TetR/AcrR family transcriptional regulator: MINLLQSFKIEVPKGIFIKDPETSDLGKRIIKHSILLIDELGFELFTFKKLGVAINSNESSIYRYFESKHHLLMYLTSWYWVWIEYQLVLETFALKHPEEKLKKSIEVLTRTTEEDSNFEHINEVVLNKIIISENAKAYLTCDVDSENEEGFFKPFKRVVTRFSEIIQEYNKNYTYSISLASSTIEGALHQHFFQQHIKSITNCNKTTSVTEFYTNLIFNTLKHGE, from the coding sequence ATGATTAATTTACTACAAAGCTTTAAAATAGAAGTACCTAAGGGTATTTTCATTAAAGACCCTGAAACCTCAGACTTGGGTAAACGTATCATTAAACATAGCATTTTGCTTATTGATGAATTAGGATTTGAACTTTTCACATTCAAAAAACTTGGGGTAGCAATTAATTCGAACGAAAGTTCTATTTATAGATATTTCGAAAGCAAACATCATTTGCTCATGTATTTAACCTCGTGGTACTGGGTTTGGATTGAGTATCAATTAGTTTTAGAAACTTTTGCATTAAAACACCCTGAAGAAAAACTTAAAAAAAGCATTGAGGTGCTAACCAGAACCACTGAAGAGGACAGTAATTTTGAGCATATTAACGAAGTTGTCCTAAACAAAATCATTATTAGTGAAAATGCTAAGGCCTACTTAACCTGTGATGTAGACTCAGAAAACGAAGAAGGCTTTTTTAAACCCTTTAAACGTGTTGTGACAAGATTTTCTGAAATTATTCAGGAATATAATAAAAACTATACTTACTCGATTAGTTTGGCCAGTTCTACAATTGAAGGCGCTTTACATCAGCACTTTTTTCAACAGCACATTAAAAGTATTACAAACTGTAATAAAACAACATCTGTAACCGAATTTTATACCAACTTAATATTTAATACACTAAAGCATGGAGAATAA
- a CDS encoding NAD(P)H-dependent oxidoreductase — translation MDIIKQLKWRYATKKFDVNKKLSPAKLDTLKQAFNLTATSFGLQTIKLLIVETESLRQSLLPHAYNQRQVTDASHLLVICIQENVLEHDVVNYYENIKDIRKTSEDILKPYREDLIKMMGKMSVEERQQWSKHQAYIALGNLMTVCAVENIDSCPMEGFKASEYDKILNLQEKGLKSVLLLPVGYRSDDDMFSDFAKVRKPLEEAIIEL, via the coding sequence ATGGATATCATAAAACAGCTCAAGTGGCGCTATGCCACTAAAAAGTTTGATGTAAATAAAAAATTATCGCCTGCCAAACTGGATACTTTAAAACAAGCTTTTAATCTAACAGCAACCTCATTCGGATTACAAACCATAAAACTACTTATTGTAGAAACCGAGAGTTTACGTCAGTCGTTATTGCCTCATGCGTACAATCAACGTCAGGTTACCGATGCTTCCCATCTTCTTGTTATTTGTATTCAGGAAAATGTTTTAGAGCACGACGTGGTTAACTATTACGAAAACATAAAGGATATTAGAAAAACGTCTGAAGATATTTTGAAACCTTATCGTGAAGACCTCATTAAAATGATGGGTAAAATGTCTGTCGAAGAACGCCAGCAGTGGTCAAAACATCAGGCATATATTGCATTAGGAAACTTAATGACTGTTTGTGCGGTTGAAAATATAGATTCCTGCCCAATGGAAGGCTTTAAAGCTTCAGAATACGATAAAATCTTAAACCTTCAGGAAAAAGGCTTAAAATCGGTTTTATTACTTCCTGTAGGATACCGTTCAGACGACGATATGTTTTCAGACTTCGCTAAGGTTAGAAAACCGCTTGAAGAAGCAATCATAGAATTATAA
- a CDS encoding DegT/DnrJ/EryC1/StrS family aminotransferase, which translates to MPGFELFGDLERKEVNDVLDNGVLMRYGFDGMRNGHWKAKELEKELENTFKANHVQLVSSGTAAISVALAAAGVGAGDEVILPTFTFVASFEAVMILGATPILVDIDDTLTLNPKAVEAAITSKTKAVMVVHMCGSMGDLEALQTICDKHNLILVEDACQAIGGTYKGKALGSVGDLGCFSFDFVKTITCGEGGAVITNNEKYYLYSDHYSDHGHDHVGNDRGAESHPFLGYNFRISELHAAVGLGQLKRLPEIIETQKRNFNILREALSAIPEVTFRTVPEGGEESYGFLNFFLPNLEVARKVSEGFKTNGVDACFHYYDNNWHYVRKWEHLKELKSLYPISEEVKAGLAYLKDAEFTESDHFIGRNISSLIKLSWTEDEVKARASKMVQVIQETLKH; encoded by the coding sequence ATGCCAGGATTTGAATTATTTGGAGATTTGGAACGTAAAGAAGTAAACGATGTTTTAGATAATGGTGTGCTTATGCGCTATGGTTTCGACGGTATGCGCAACGGACACTGGAAAGCCAAAGAATTAGAAAAAGAATTAGAAAATACGTTTAAAGCGAATCACGTTCAGCTGGTTTCAAGCGGAACAGCAGCCATTTCAGTTGCTTTAGCAGCCGCAGGAGTAGGTGCAGGAGACGAGGTTATTTTACCAACCTTTACGTTTGTTGCCAGTTTTGAAGCTGTTATGATACTGGGGGCAACCCCGATTTTAGTCGATATAGACGATACCTTAACCTTAAATCCAAAGGCAGTAGAAGCCGCTATTACTTCAAAAACTAAAGCCGTTATGGTTGTCCATATGTGCGGAAGTATGGGCGATTTAGAAGCTTTACAGACTATTTGCGATAAGCATAACTTGATATTAGTCGAGGATGCTTGTCAGGCTATTGGCGGAACCTACAAAGGTAAAGCCTTAGGTAGTGTTGGAGATTTGGGTTGTTTTTCGTTCGACTTTGTAAAAACCATTACCTGTGGCGAAGGTGGAGCAGTTATTACCAATAACGAGAAATATTACCTGTATTCCGATCATTACAGCGATCATGGGCATGACCATGTTGGCAACGATAGGGGAGCAGAATCTCATCCGTTTTTAGGATATAATTTCAGAATCTCAGAATTACATGCTGCCGTTGGTTTAGGTCAGTTGAAACGTTTACCTGAGATTATAGAGACTCAAAAAAGGAACTTTAACATTCTACGAGAGGCTTTATCTGCAATTCCAGAAGTTACTTTTAGAACTGTTCCGGAAGGCGGAGAGGAAAGCTACGGCTTCTTAAATTTCTTTTTACCAAATTTAGAAGTGGCTCGTAAAGTTTCAGAAGGATTTAAAACTAATGGTGTTGATGCTTGTTTTCATTATTACGACAACAACTGGCATTATGTTCGCAAGTGGGAACATTTAAAAGAACTAAAATCTTTATATCCAATTTCAGAGGAAGTAAAAGCAGGATTAGCCTATTTAAAAGACGCTGAATTTACAGAATCTGATCATTTTATCGGTCGAAATATTTCGAGTTTAATCAAGTTATCATGGACTGAAGACGAGGTAAAAGCCAGAGCTTCTAAAATGGTTCAGGTTATTCAAGAGACCTTAAAACATTAG
- the ribB gene encoding 3,4-dihydroxy-2-butanone-4-phosphate synthase, protein MTNNTTTEIRLNTIQEAIEDIRQGKVIIVVDDENRENEGDFLAAADKVTPEMINFMATEGRGLICAPLTEKRCKELDLNMMVVNNTDHMETAFTVSVDLRGKGVSTGISASDRAKTVKALVDPSTKPFELARPGHIFPLVAKEGGVLRRTGHTEAAIDFARLAGLQPAGVIVEIMNEDGTMARLPQLMEVAKKLDLKIVSIEDLVAYRMQHDSLIEKKEDFEIETRFGSFRLRAYKQTTNNQIHLALTKGIWNEEDAVLTRINSTLINNDILGTLTNNVDEQLENMFNIINDEGKGAIIFINQEVQSMDILSRLSFLKENQKPNAVSKAPRINMDARDFGIGAQILHDLDIHKMRLISNSAQTKRIGMVGYGLEIVDYVNY, encoded by the coding sequence ATGACAAATAATACAACTACTGAAATAAGACTTAACACAATACAAGAAGCCATTGAAGATATAAGACAAGGCAAAGTAATTATTGTTGTTGATGATGAAAACCGTGAAAATGAAGGTGATTTTCTTGCTGCTGCAGATAAAGTAACTCCTGAAATGATAAACTTTATGGCTACTGAAGGTAGAGGCCTAATTTGTGCTCCCCTTACAGAAAAACGCTGTAAAGAATTGGATTTAAATATGATGGTTGTAAACAATACAGATCATATGGAAACTGCTTTCACTGTATCTGTAGATTTACGTGGTAAAGGTGTATCAACAGGGATTTCAGCAAGCGATAGAGCTAAAACAGTAAAGGCACTTGTAGATCCTTCTACTAAACCATTTGAATTAGCAAGACCTGGACATATTTTCCCTTTAGTTGCTAAAGAAGGGGGAGTTTTAAGACGTACCGGACATACCGAAGCTGCCATTGATTTTGCGCGTTTGGCTGGCTTACAACCGGCTGGTGTTATCGTTGAAATTATGAATGAAGACGGTACAATGGCACGTTTACCACAACTAATGGAAGTGGCTAAAAAGCTGGATTTAAAAATCGTTTCTATTGAAGATTTAGTGGCATACAGAATGCAACACGATTCTTTAATTGAGAAAAAAGAAGATTTTGAAATCGAAACCCGTTTTGGTAGTTTCAGATTAAGAGCTTACAAACAAACTACTAATAATCAAATACATTTAGCATTAACTAAAGGCATCTGGAATGAAGAAGATGCCGTACTTACCAGGATTAATTCAACGTTAATTAATAACGATATCTTAGGTACATTAACCAATAACGTTGATGAACAATTAGAGAATATGTTTAACATAATTAATGATGAAGGTAAAGGTGCCATCATCTTTATCAATCAGGAAGTACAGTCTATGGATATTTTAAGCCGATTGAGTTTCTTAAAGGAAAACCAAAAACCTAATGCAGTATCTAAGGCACCAAGAATTAATATGGATGCGAGAGACTTTGGTATTGGTGCCCAAATACTACACGACTTAGATATTCATAAAATGCGCTTAATATCGAACAGTGCTCAAACTAAGCGCATTGGTATGGTTGGTTACGGTTTAGAAATCGTAGATTACGTTAATTACTAA
- a CDS encoding LptF/LptG family permease: MKILDRYILTSYLKTFLSVFIILMLIFVLQTIWLYIKELAGKDLDIEVIFKFLFYFTPKLIPLVLPLTILLASIMVFGSFAENYEFAAMKSTGISLQRAMSGLSVFIVILGVTTFFFSNNVIPWAELKSYNLRKNIAKLKPAMVLAEGQFNPVGTYNIKFDKKHGDRGQYLDSVTIHIKGNDGRKNATVIRSKTGELASREDSNVIKLILKDGNYYSDIYSKDPKERNKKPFAKSSFETYTINIDISQMNEVDMDDESQTDKHSMLDVIDLNKAIDSLEIKRKEDHETFSKSILQRTSIMANNHRISKVKERDSVNLGPLLDSLELKRQIELVDMAQKTMGSANQLLISRETPIKATNSIINRHYISLHEKFALGFACIVLFFVGAPLGALIRKGGIGLPMVIAILLFLTYHFIGIFATNSAKNGGFNPILASWFSTLVMLPLGVFLTKRATADKGLFEFDHLIEPIKKALNIKEKETVDYTFMHSYKNDRILDVIANYEALGHDENTRYEALKLLNFRGYSTRSLRSQGLKIDEAFDTSEDIYADYKDHTKFAITLYTIGAILLILHFVFANNKLPSVATASIQLSIVSFAMYIIYYFKTIININQFYKHINKPEKKPHLILIIIGLPLYFIGYVFLNSKMKEDLKQNCLNSLK; the protein is encoded by the coding sequence TTGAAAATACTAGACCGATATATCCTTACGTCTTACCTCAAGACTTTTTTGAGCGTGTTTATTATACTCATGCTCATTTTTGTATTACAAACCATCTGGTTATACATTAAAGAACTTGCAGGGAAAGATCTTGACATAGAAGTAATTTTTAAATTTCTGTTTTATTTCACACCTAAGCTAATTCCATTAGTTTTACCATTAACCATTCTTCTGGCCTCTATTATGGTTTTTGGAAGTTTTGCTGAAAACTACGAGTTTGCTGCGATGAAATCGACTGGAATTTCATTGCAACGTGCCATGTCGGGACTAAGTGTTTTTATAGTAATCTTAGGGGTTACAACGTTTTTCTTTTCTAATAACGTTATTCCCTGGGCCGAGCTAAAGTCTTATAACCTGCGTAAAAATATAGCGAAGTTAAAACCTGCTATGGTTTTAGCTGAAGGACAATTCAATCCTGTTGGTACATACAATATAAAGTTTGATAAGAAACATGGCGATCGCGGACAGTATTTAGACAGTGTTACCATTCATATTAAAGGTAATGATGGTCGTAAAAATGCTACGGTTATTCGCTCTAAAACTGGTGAATTAGCCAGTAGAGAAGATTCAAATGTTATCAAACTTATTTTAAAAGACGGTAATTATTACAGCGATATTTACTCGAAAGATCCGAAAGAACGCAACAAAAAGCCATTCGCAAAAAGTTCTTTCGAAACGTACACCATAAATATAGACATCTCGCAAATGAACGAGGTTGATATGGACGACGAATCACAAACTGATAAGCACAGCATGCTGGATGTGATTGATTTAAACAAGGCCATAGATTCGCTTGAAATTAAACGTAAGGAAGACCACGAAACGTTTTCAAAAAGTATTTTACAACGAACCAGTATCATGGCTAATAACCATAGAATATCTAAAGTTAAAGAACGTGATTCTGTAAACTTAGGCCCCTTATTAGATAGTCTGGAATTAAAACGACAAATAGAATTAGTTGATATGGCCCAAAAAACAATGGGCAGCGCCAATCAGCTTCTCATTTCCAGAGAAACTCCAATTAAAGCTACCAATTCCATAATCAACAGACATTATATTTCTCTGCATGAAAAATTCGCTTTAGGTTTTGCTTGTATCGTTCTGTTCTTTGTTGGGGCACCATTAGGAGCTTTAATACGTAAAGGAGGAATTGGTTTGCCAATGGTTATCGCTATTTTATTATTCCTAACCTATCACTTTATTGGAATTTTTGCTACAAACAGTGCTAAAAACGGAGGCTTCAACCCTATTCTTGCCAGCTGGTTTTCTACTCTGGTTATGTTACCTCTTGGTGTGTTTTTAACCAAACGAGCCACAGCAGATAAAGGCCTATTTGAATTCGATCATTTAATTGAACCAATTAAAAAAGCTCTAAATATTAAAGAAAAAGAAACCGTAGACTACACGTTTATGCATTCGTATAAAAACGATAGAATTCTTGATGTTATAGCCAACTATGAAGCTTTGGGTCATGACGAGAACACACGATACGAAGCTTTAAAACTGCTTAATTTTCGGGGGTATTCAACACGATCTTTACGTAGTCAAGGTCTGAAGATAGATGAAGCCTTTGATACTTCTGAAGATATTTATGCTGATTATAAAGACCACACCAAATTTGCAATTACACTATATACTATAGGTGCTATTTTACTTATCCTACACTTTGTATTTGCAAATAATAAATTACCATCGGTTGCAACGGCTTCAATTCAGTTAAGTATTGTGTCGTTCGCCATGTATATTATTTATTATTTCAAAACGATTATAAATATCAATCAGTTTTATAAACATATCAATAAACCAGAAAAAAAACCACATCTCATTTTAATCATTATTGGTTTACCTCTTTATTTTATTGGATATGTTTTTCTAAATTCTAAAATGAAGGAAGACCTAAAACAAAATTGTTTAAATTCCTTAAAATAG